From Porphyromonadaceae bacterium W3.11, one genomic window encodes:
- a CDS encoding TraG family conjugative transposon ATPase produces MRNSSKISTLESKFPLLSVEHGCIVSKDADITVAFRVALPELFTITSVEYESMHSAWHKAIKVLPNYTIVHKQDWFIKENYQQELTNRQGGEYLTFLSRASERHFNERPFLNHSSYLFLTKTNRQRMQRQSNFSTLCRGHILPKEISDKEEVTKFLEAVDQFERIINDSEQIKLTRLTEEEIVGSEHHYGLLDCYFSLNGDSNPSLQDIRLGADQVRVGDNILCLHTLSDTDDLPTSVSTDSRYERLSTDRSDCRLSFAAPVGLLLSCNHIYNQYLFIEDSDENLQRFEKSARNMHSLGRYSRSNQINEEWIQEYLNVAHSQGLTSIRAHFNVLAWSDDPEELRHIKNDVGSALALMECKPRHNTIDTATLYWAGMPGNSADFPSEESFYTFIEPALCFFTAETNYKDSLSPFGIKMADRLSGKPIHLDISDLPMKKGITTNRNKFILGPSGSGKSFFTNHMVRQYYEQGAHVLLVDTGNSYQGLCTLIHQKTKGKDGIYFTYTDEHPISFNPFYTDDNVFDVEKRESISTLLLTLWKSSDERITKTEAGELGSAVNAYIEFIKVSHNHTPCFNGFYEFLRDSYREELNQRDIKVTREDFNVDNLLITLKQYYKGGRYDFLLNSDKNIDLLSKRFIVFEIDAVKDNKDLFPVVTIIIMEAFINKMRRLKGIRKMILIEEAWKAIASASMADYIKYLYKTVRKFYGEAIVVTQEVDDIIQSPIVKESIINNSDCKILLDQRKYMTKFDGIQEMLGLSEKEKGQILSINMNNDPNRLYKEVWIGLGGVQSAVYATEVSMEEYLTYTTEELEKVEVMKRAEQLGGDIEVAIRQLAQEKREKN; encoded by the coding sequence ATGAGAAATAGTAGCAAAATAAGCACCTTAGAGAGTAAATTTCCGCTCCTCTCGGTAGAGCATGGCTGTATTGTCTCTAAGGATGCAGACATTACAGTCGCCTTTCGAGTAGCGCTCCCCGAGCTCTTCACCATCACCTCTGTAGAGTATGAGTCGATGCACTCTGCTTGGCATAAAGCCATCAAAGTTTTGCCCAATTACACCATTGTGCATAAGCAGGATTGGTTCATCAAGGAGAACTACCAGCAGGAATTGACCAATAGGCAGGGAGGGGAGTACCTGACCTTCCTCTCCCGAGCTTCAGAAAGGCATTTCAATGAACGCCCTTTCCTCAATCATAGCAGCTACCTCTTCCTCACCAAGACCAATAGACAACGGATGCAACGACAGAGCAACTTTTCTACTCTTTGTCGGGGGCATATCCTGCCGAAAGAGATTAGTGACAAAGAGGAGGTCACCAAGTTCTTGGAGGCAGTAGACCAGTTTGAACGAATCATTAATGATAGCGAACAAATCAAGCTGACTCGGCTTACTGAAGAGGAAATAGTCGGTAGCGAGCATCACTACGGGCTATTGGATTGCTATTTCTCTTTGAATGGTGATAGCAACCCATCCCTTCAAGACATCCGATTAGGCGCAGATCAGGTACGGGTTGGGGACAATATCCTTTGTCTCCATACCCTCTCAGACACCGATGACCTCCCCACCTCCGTGAGTACCGATAGCCGATACGAACGGCTCTCCACAGATAGGAGTGACTGCCGATTGAGCTTTGCCGCTCCTGTCGGACTATTGCTCTCCTGCAACCATATCTACAACCAATACCTCTTTATAGAGGACAGTGATGAGAACCTACAGAGGTTTGAGAAGTCGGCTCGCAACATGCACTCCCTTGGGCGTTATAGTCGTAGTAACCAAATCAATGAGGAGTGGATACAAGAGTACCTCAATGTGGCTCACTCCCAAGGTCTCACCTCCATACGAGCCCACTTCAATGTGTTGGCTTGGAGTGATGACCCCGAGGAGCTTCGTCATATCAAAAATGATGTTGGCTCTGCCCTCGCTCTTATGGAGTGCAAGCCACGACACAATACCATAGACACCGCCACCCTCTACTGGGCAGGTATGCCCGGTAATAGTGCAGACTTCCCAAGCGAGGAAAGTTTCTATACCTTCATAGAGCCTGCTCTCTGCTTCTTCACTGCAGAGACCAATTACAAAGACTCTCTATCTCCCTTTGGGATAAAGATGGCCGACCGTTTGTCGGGTAAGCCCATCCACTTAGATATCTCAGATCTCCCGATGAAGAAAGGGATTACCACCAACCGCAATAAGTTCATCCTCGGACCATCTGGAAGCGGGAAATCATTTTTTACCAATCATATGGTACGACAGTACTACGAGCAAGGGGCTCATGTGCTCTTAGTAGATACGGGCAACTCTTATCAAGGGCTATGCACATTGATACACCAGAAGACCAAAGGCAAGGATGGGATTTATTTCACCTATACTGATGAACATCCTATCTCTTTCAATCCCTTCTACACAGATGACAACGTCTTCGATGTAGAAAAGCGTGAGAGTATTAGCACCTTATTGCTGACCCTATGGAAGAGCTCCGATGAACGGATTACCAAGACAGAGGCTGGCGAACTGGGTTCAGCTGTCAATGCCTACATCGAGTTCATCAAGGTGTCTCATAATCATACCCCATGCTTCAATGGCTTTTACGAGTTCCTACGAGACAGCTATCGAGAGGAGTTGAATCAAAGAGACATCAAAGTGACCCGTGAAGACTTTAATGTGGATAACCTATTGATCACGCTAAAGCAGTACTATAAAGGAGGTCGATACGACTTCCTGCTCAATTCGGATAAGAACATTGATTTGCTCTCCAAGCGATTTATCGTCTTTGAAATTGATGCCGTGAAGGACAATAAAGACCTCTTCCCTGTGGTAACCATCATCATCATGGAGGCATTCATCAATAAGATGAGGCGACTGAAGGGCATCCGCAAGATGATTCTCATAGAGGAGGCTTGGAAAGCGATAGCCAGTGCTAGCATGGCAGACTACATCAAGTACCTCTACAAGACCGTACGAAAGTTCTATGGAGAAGCCATTGTGGTAACACAGGAGGTGGATGACATCATTCAATCTCCCATCGTCAAAGAGAGTATCATCAACAACTCCGACTGCAAGATACTCCTTGACCAGCGTAAGTACATGACCAAGTTTGATGGTATTCAAGAGATGCTTGGGCTTTCGGAGAAAGAGAAAGGACAGATTCTCTCCATCAATATGAACAACGACCCCAACCGACTATATAAAGAGGTTTGGATTGGTCTTGGTGGTGTACAATCAGCAGTCTATGCGACAGAGGTCTCCATGGAGGAGTACCTCACTTATACAACTGAGGAGTTGGAGAAGGTTGAGGTAATGAAACGAGCAGAGCAATTGGGTGGTGACATTGAGGTAGCTATCCGTCAGCTGGCACAAGAGAAAAGAGAGAAGAACTAA
- a CDS encoding DUF4134 domain-containing protein, whose amino-acid sequence MKRKKLMLALLLIAGTTIGAYAQGNGMAGINEATKMVTSYFDPATKLIYAIGAVVGLIGGVKVYNKFSSGDPDTSKTAASWFGACIFLIVAATILRSFFL is encoded by the coding sequence ATGAAGAGAAAGAAATTAATGCTGGCATTACTCCTCATAGCAGGGACTACTATAGGAGCATATGCCCAAGGAAATGGAATGGCTGGTATTAATGAAGCGACAAAGATGGTTACCTCCTACTTTGATCCAGCTACAAAGCTTATCTACGCTATTGGGGCAGTAGTGGGTCTGATAGGTGGCGTTAAGGTGTACAATAAGTTTTCCAGTGGAGATCCCGACACCAGCAAGACCGCCGCCTCTTGGTTCGGAGCCTGTATCTTTCTGATTGTAGCTGCAACTATCCTTAGGAGCTTCTTCCTTTAA
- a CDS encoding DUF4133 domain-containing protein has product MAEWEINKGVGRNVEFKGLKAQYLFLFAGGLLGTFIVVVILYLIGVNQMVCLGIGLVGATIVVWQTFAMNRKYGQYGLMKRSAIKSHPRYLINRRSVAYLFRNLKLIQLHR; this is encoded by the coding sequence ATGGCTGAGTGGGAAATCAATAAGGGTGTAGGACGGAATGTTGAATTCAAAGGTTTGAAGGCACAATATCTCTTCCTCTTTGCAGGAGGATTGCTTGGTACTTTCATCGTTGTTGTGATCCTCTACTTGATTGGGGTCAATCAGATGGTCTGTCTGGGCATAGGCTTAGTGGGTGCCACCATCGTAGTGTGGCAAACGTTTGCCATGAACCGTAAGTATGGACAGTATGGATTAATGAAGCGAAGTGCTATTAAGAGCCACCCCCGCTACCTCATCAATAGACGCTCCGTTGCCTACCTTTTCCGTAACCTCAAGTTGATACAATTGCACCGATGA
- the mobB gene encoding conjugal transfer protein MobB: protein MIAKISATANLGGTLGYNFRKVEQMEATVLLANGLYQQSGQPYTMEQVLEDMQLAIPDRCRTKKVVFHCSLNPHPDEHLDDDTLRAIAQEYMEELGYGEQPYIVFKHSDIAREHIHIVSLRVDSGGQKVNDRFEKWRSKRITTALEEKYSLISSSKKSVKEEKPALPMAVDINQGDIKQQIEGVMQFVLKHYTFQSLGELNAALAPYQLSAEEVKREYRGKQYDGVVYAPTDSKGNKVGTPIHASEIGRGVGYDALERRMEQSKSLIATHLGTVRGRLLEVMRSSPQTIEELQKGLKQVGLRAFIRKNEGGRLYGITCIDDKEGIVVNGSRLGKGYSANVFNTYFANPALNPFLNETLYRIPLAPNPPMEDLINENPPLGGWEESDVIGELIDELPVNRGNDDWKEAAWQRKLRRQNRPRLKGKRR from the coding sequence ATGATTGCGAAGATTTCTGCAACAGCCAATCTCGGGGGTACACTTGGCTACAACTTTAGGAAAGTGGAGCAGATGGAGGCTACTGTACTATTGGCAAATGGACTCTATCAGCAGAGTGGTCAGCCCTACACGATGGAGCAGGTTTTGGAGGATATGCAGTTGGCTATTCCAGATAGGTGCAGAACGAAGAAGGTGGTCTTTCACTGTTCGCTCAATCCACACCCTGATGAGCATCTGGACGATGATACTTTGAGGGCGATTGCCCAGGAGTATATGGAGGAGCTGGGGTATGGGGAGCAACCTTATATCGTCTTCAAGCACTCGGACATCGCTCGAGAGCATATCCACATCGTTTCACTTCGAGTGGATAGCGGGGGACAAAAGGTAAACGACAGATTTGAAAAGTGGCGAAGTAAGCGGATTACTACTGCCTTAGAAGAGAAGTATAGTCTGATATCGAGCTCTAAGAAGTCAGTAAAAGAGGAGAAACCTGCATTGCCTATGGCGGTGGATATAAATCAAGGGGATATCAAGCAACAGATAGAGGGTGTGATGCAGTTTGTACTGAAGCATTACACTTTTCAATCGCTTGGTGAACTCAATGCAGCACTTGCCCCATATCAACTGAGTGCTGAAGAGGTAAAGCGGGAGTATCGAGGCAAACAGTATGATGGCGTGGTTTATGCTCCAACAGATAGCAAGGGTAATAAAGTAGGAACACCAATACATGCTTCAGAGATTGGGAGAGGTGTGGGGTATGATGCTCTAGAGAGGCGAATGGAGCAGTCTAAGTCTTTAATTGCTACACACCTTGGAACTGTGCGTGGTCGTCTCTTGGAGGTGATGCGCTCATCTCCTCAGACGATAGAGGAGCTTCAGAAAGGATTAAAGCAGGTCGGTTTGCGAGCTTTTATCCGAAAAAATGAGGGCGGACGGCTCTATGGCATCACCTGTATAGACGACAAGGAGGGTATTGTAGTCAATGGCTCACGCTTAGGAAAAGGCTACTCTGCTAATGTCTTTAATACTTACTTTGCTAATCCAGCTCTCAATCCTTTTCTCAATGAGACTCTATACCGCATTCCTTTAGCCCCTAACCCTCCTATGGAGGACTTAATCAATGAAAATCCCCCTTTAGGGGGCTGGGAGGAGAGTGATGTAATAGGAGAACTAATTGATGAGCTACCAGTAAATAGAGGTAACGATGATTGGAAGGAGGCAGCTTGGCAACGCAAACTCCGCCGTCAGAATCGTCCTCGCTTAAAGGGTAAGAGAAGATAA
- a CDS encoding DUF3408 domain-containing protein, which translates to MGTIKEERDALLERKLKEMGEMGSSPHTIDKSPFFDPPNEVFFKYQDEQQDSVHSSLSIEEEIEDSMIPTGISEEVEDEVETIVQEKTKKPPQLKRSVTQRKADFSEYQKRFLALNVFEKRTQFTVNKETTDLMRIILQDLGCKTTLTAYIENILRDHIREYRDLINQVTAKRRRKETIPE; encoded by the coding sequence ATGGGAACAATCAAAGAAGAAAGAGATGCTCTATTGGAAAGGAAATTGAAGGAAATGGGAGAGATGGGTAGTAGTCCTCACACGATTGATAAGAGCCCATTTTTTGACCCACCTAATGAAGTGTTTTTTAAATATCAAGATGAGCAACAAGACTCAGTACATTCTTCATTGAGCATTGAGGAAGAAATAGAGGATTCCATGATTCCTACTGGGATATCAGAGGAAGTGGAGGATGAAGTAGAAACTATAGTTCAAGAGAAAACAAAGAAGCCCCCTCAATTGAAGAGAAGTGTTACACAAAGAAAAGCAGACTTTTCCGAGTATCAGAAAAGGTTTCTCGCATTGAATGTGTTTGAGAAGCGAACACAATTCACGGTCAATAAGGAAACAACGGATTTGATGAGAATAATTCTTCAAGACTTGGGCTGTAAAACGACCCTTACAGCCTACATTGAGAATATCCTAAGAGACCATATCCGTGAGTATAGAGATTTGATAAACCAAGTCACCGCTAAGCGGAGACGTAAAGAGACGATTCCAGAATGA
- a CDS encoding ParA family protein: MEKENKYYKPIYLGFASQKGGVGKSTLAEVLAAILYYEKGIDLIVVDCDGTQTSFKKLRDRDRALIEEDPQIAESIHAHFERFQRPSYRIIAAEPKDALRLVNSTLNGMGSSLPDMVIFDFPGHSSTKELLELSIQMDFIICPIEADVQSLTSSLAYAKTIRDIGVSTSSVRIQDIILVWNKVDRRARSLIIDEYTKYVKEIGLSLFDAQLYSSVKFSRELGQAGVKEVFRCSYLPPQPKLRIGTGLDEWVPELLQRIGLVTKSAE, translated from the coding sequence ATGGAGAAAGAGAACAAGTACTACAAACCAATTTATCTTGGTTTTGCCTCTCAAAAAGGAGGGGTAGGCAAGAGTACATTAGCAGAAGTACTCGCCGCAATACTTTACTACGAAAAGGGTATTGACCTTATTGTGGTTGATTGTGATGGCACTCAGACATCGTTTAAGAAATTGAGAGATAGAGACCGTGCCCTCATTGAAGAAGACCCCCAGATCGCCGAAAGCATTCATGCACACTTTGAAAGATTTCAGAGACCATCGTATCGAATTATCGCAGCAGAACCCAAGGATGCTTTGAGGTTAGTGAATAGCACCCTTAACGGAATGGGCTCATCACTTCCTGACATGGTCATCTTTGACTTCCCTGGGCATTCCAGCACCAAAGAGCTATTAGAACTCTCCATTCAGATGGATTTTATCATCTGTCCCATCGAAGCAGATGTTCAATCATTGACTTCTTCCCTCGCTTATGCCAAGACGATTAGAGACATTGGCGTGTCTACTTCGAGTGTACGCATTCAAGATATCATTCTCGTCTGGAATAAGGTGGATCGTAGAGCTAGGAGCTTAATCATAGATGAATATACAAAGTACGTCAAAGAAATAGGATTGTCTCTCTTTGATGCTCAGCTATATAGTTCAGTAAAATTCAGTCGAGAGCTTGGTCAGGCAGGTGTCAAAGAGGTTTTTCGATGCTCTTACCTTCCCCCTCAACCCAAGCTGCGTATTGGTACAGGTCTCGATGAGTGGGTGCCTGAATTATTACAACGAATAGGATTAGTCACCAAGAGTGCAGAATAG